The genomic DNA TCGCTCGGGTCAAGACCGACCTGCTGAAGGAAGAACTGGTTGCCGAAGATTTCGGCGGCGAAGTTCAGGTGGTTGGCGTGTCATCGGTTACCGGTGCCGGTATCGATGAACTGCTTGATGCGATCCTGTTGCAGGCCGAAGTGCTGGAACTGAAGGCGCCTGTCGACACCATGGCGCGCGGCACGATCGTCGAAGCATCGATCGAGAAGGGACGTGGTCCGGTTGCCACTGTGCTGGTCCGTTCGGGCACATTGCGTCAGGGCGATGTGATCATTTCCGGCTCGCATTACGGCCGCGTTCGCGCCATGTTCAACGAGGCCGGCGCGCTGGTTAAGGAAGTTGGTCCGTCGATTCCGGTTGCGGTGCTCGGCCTATCCGGCCCGCCTGATTCTGGCGATGACATCGTTGTCGTGGCCGATGAACGCAAGGCCCGCGAACTGACGATCCTGCGCGAATCGAAGCAGCGCGAAGCGAAGCTGGCATCGAATCAGGCCGTGCGCATGGATCAGGTCTTCGCTCGCATGGGCGATGGCTCAGCCGAGCAGAAGTCGCTGAACCTGATGATCAAGGCCGACGTGCAGGGTTCCGCCGAAGCGCTGTCCGAGTCGCTCAAGAAACTGCCGAGCGCCGAGGTCAAGGTCACGGTGGTATCGAGCTCGATCGGTGGCATCAGCGAATCCGATGTCGATCTGGCACTGGCTTCGCGCGCCATCATCATCGGTTTCAATGTCCGTGCTGACAGCGTTGCTCGTCGTCGTATCCAGGACACCGGCCTCGACGTTCGCTACTACTCGATCATCTACGACGTGCTGGATGACGTCTCCGATGCCATCGGTGGCTTGCTGGGTACCGAGACGCGCGAGCAGATCGTCGGTACCGCGCAGGTTCGCGACGTGTTCCGTTCGTCGAAGTTCGGCGCCATTGCCGGTTGCTTGGTCATGGATGGCGAAGTCCGTCGCGGTCTGCCGATTCGTGTGCTGCGCAACAACGTCGTCATCTACGAAGGCGAACTGGAATCCCTGCGTCGTCACAAGGACGATGTCGCCAAGGTCGTGGTTGGTACCGAATGCGGCATCGGCGTGAAGAACTACAACGACGTGAAGGCGGGCGATCAGATCGAGTGCTTCGACCGTGTTCAGGTCAAGCGCACCGTGAAAGCCGAGGCATAGGGTCTGCACGCGATGATTCTGGTCGCTGCGCTGCCGGTCAAAAGCGTGCCGGGCGAGGCGCGAACCGCAGTCCATAGCCACCTATGGTCAAGGTTTGCAACGAAGTCCCGGCGCGCTTTTGACCGCAGCCCTTTCGGGGCGGGGCCGTTGGTGCCCATTGCTGTCTCACTCGTCGCGCCAATAGGTTCACTATTGGCCGCTCCTCGTTCGTTGCACTGGGCACCAACGTCCTCCGCCGCAGCGATCAGAATCATCGCGAGCAGACCCTAAAGTGCCGAGAGAGTATTCCCGCACGTTGCGGATCAATTCCCAGCTCCAGCGCGAGCTGTCGGAATTGATCCGCGACGAGTTGACCGATCCGCGTATCGGCAAACTGACGGTGACCGATGTGGTCGTCGCCCAGGATGTCCGCAATGCCAAGGTATCGATCAGCCAGCTGGGCACCGACGATGAACTGAAGCAGGCGGTCAAGGCCCTGAATGGGGCTGCTGGTCGCTTGCGGCACTTGCTGGTCGACCGCATGCGCATCCGCCATGTGCCGACGCTGCACTTCACTGCCGACATGGCCTTGCGTGAAGCGGATCGTGTCGGTGGCCTGATCCGCGAAGCCATCGCCAACGACCAGGCCAGCAGTGAAGCGGCCGATTCCAGGGCCGATCTCAAGGTGGCTGACGATGAGCCGCCGGCATCGTGAACGGGCGCTGATCGACGGCTTTCTGCTGCTCGACAAGCCGGCTGGTGTCAGCTCCAACAACGTGCTTCAGCAGGTCCGTCGGCTTTACGACGCCGAGAAGGCAGGGCACACCGGCAGTCTCGATCCGTTTGCGACCGGACTGTTGCCGATCTGCTTTGGGCAAGCGACCAAGCTCGGCGGCTTCCTGCTCGAATCCGACAAACGCTATCAGGCGCAGGTGCTGCTCGGCACCCAGACGTCCACCGGCGATCCGGAAGGCGAGGTGATCGCCACTTCCGATGCATCAGAAGTCACGCGTAGTGACATCGAAGCGGTAATCCCCCAGTTGCTTGGCGAGATCGAACAGATTCCGCCGATGTATTCGGCGATCAAGCGCGGTGGCCGCCATCTTTACGAACTGGCTCGCGAAGGCGTCGAGATCGATCGCGAGCCGCGACGGGTCACCATTCATGAACTGAAATTGCTCGATGTCGAGCCAGGCGGCTTTTCGTTCGAAGTGTACTGCTCGAAAGGCACTTACATCCGCACGCTGGCCGAGGATTGGGCGAATTTGCTGGGCCAGCGTGCCTATCTGACCGGTTTGCGTCGCCTCGAGACGGGGCCCTTCCGCAAGGTCAGCATGGTGACGATGCCTGATCTGCACGCCTGCAATTTCCAGATGGATCGTCTGACCGCGTTACTGCTGCCGCTGGCTGCAGCATTGGGCGATCGGCCACGGCTCGATGTCGATGCATTTGATGCCGCAAGACTGCGTCGCGGGCTTGAATGCGGGCCTTACCCGG from Nevskia ramosa DSM 11499 includes the following:
- the rbfA gene encoding 30S ribosome-binding factor RbfA; the encoded protein is MRINSQLQRELSELIRDELTDPRIGKLTVTDVVVAQDVRNAKVSISQLGTDDELKQAVKALNGAAGRLRHLLVDRMRIRHVPTLHFTADMALREADRVGGLIREAIANDQASSEAADSRADLKVADDEPPAS
- the truB gene encoding tRNA pseudouridine(55) synthase TruB, with amino-acid sequence MSRRHRERALIDGFLLLDKPAGVSSNNVLQQVRRLYDAEKAGHTGSLDPFATGLLPICFGQATKLGGFLLESDKRYQAQVLLGTQTSTGDPEGEVIATSDASEVTRSDIEAVIPQLLGEIEQIPPMYSAIKRGGRHLYELAREGVEIDREPRRVTIHELKLLDVEPGGFSFEVYCSKGTYIRTLAEDWANLLGQRAYLTGLRRLETGPFRKVSMVTMPDLHACNFQMDRLTALLLPLAAALGDRPRLDVDAFDAARLRRGLECGPYPAALPGDVIVYGPEGLASSIAKVDRNRRVSSKRWIGPEPSEEILASTFAPRRP